In Xenorhabdus griffiniae, the genomic window AAATATCTAAATAAATCTAGTTTTTCATCTAATTTACCTCTAATTCACTCTGAAAAACCTATTTTTGAATCAGAAGCAATAGTCAAAATAATAAAAATAGATAAAGAAAAATATCATGGATTAGTAGACAATGCTGTACAGATGGGTACCAGTGCATACACTGTGATGGCTTTTATATTGTCTATGACAATATATTATTTTGGCAGAAATAAAGATGTTCACTTTATTTCCACATATGCAAATAGAGAAAACATTCAATTAGAATCAACGTTTGATTATATTGTTGAATCTTTGATAGTACGTACTACATTAGATCCTAATGAATCATTGTTCTCCACAATTAAAAAATTGGCTGTTAATTTACAATTAGTACAATCTTTCGCTGATTTTCCTATTCTGGAAGAATATAAAAAATTTAACAATTTAGACAGTGATGGTTCAAATATTGATGTGATGTTCACCTATCAAAATTTTCCTTATGAAATAACTCAGTTTGGAGGAAAACTCAGACAGGTGACTAAACGGTATTGCAAATCTCCCATTTTGATTGAAATTTTTGAATTTCATGAGGGTTTAGAGATTAATTTTGAATTCTCGGAAGATCACATCACTGAAAACCATATTTCTCAATGGCTAGAATATTGGAACCACAGTATCAATATACTGTCCCAACACAATTTAAAAAACATCAAGATTGGTAATATTCTCAACACAGGTCTGGAGCCTTGCCTAAGAGGTTCAGAAGCACCACTGATTCAATACTATTTACACGATGCAGTCATGGAAATGTGTCTGAAACACCCATCTCGTATTGCAATTGTGGATAGGAATAAGTCCATAACTTATAATGAACTATATTCTCTGGTGACACATTTCAGTTCGTATTTTCAGCCCAAAGGTTATCTTGTTGTCATGAGTAAATCCCACCAATTAATGGTAGCGCTATTATCCATTCTCAAAGCGGGGGGATATTTTGTGTGTATAGATCCGGCTGACAGCGATGCCACTCTTTCAGCTAAACTTGAGATATCACATGGCCTGAAATTACTGACAGAACAACGTTTGACCGAAAGAATTACGGCATTAACTTCATCATACATTGTGTATGAGACACTGATTAACCAGAAGAGTTCCTTTCAGGTGGAATATATTCAATTACCTTATGAACGTAACCAATATATGTATGGTGTGTTCAGCTCAGGAACAACTGGAAATCCGAAACTATCATTAAATTATCACGATTCATTTTTAAATCTTGTACATTATTTTAATGAACAAGCCCCAGAAAACAAAGATGCTTTTATTCTTGGTTCACATGCATTTGATCTGGTTTTAAAAAATTTATTTCAACCATTATTGTGTGGCAGTAAAATATATTTGTACGATTATTATCTTTTTGATGTCAAAAAGACACTGGTTGATATTTATAACAGTAATGTCGCAATATTAAATATTGCTTATTCTCTATTCGAAACACTTTTGGATGATACTGAGGCTAAACACTATTTATCCAATATAGACACTATCATCATTGGTGGTGAAATATGGAATCTCAATAAAGTTAAACAAACCAGAATGTTGCCAGAAAATTGCACTATGGTTAATTCATATGGACCTTCAGAAACTGCTGATGTTGTGCTGACTGGACGCTGCAATGCTTATGCCAATATAGATGTGCCTCCCTTAGAACAAGTATTGCCAGGATGTCAAGTTTCTATTGTGGATGAAAATTTACGTCAATTACCCACTGGTTGTAAAGGTCAATTGTTAATTAAGGGGATCTGTGTTGGTGCGGGTTATACACAACCAGTATTGAATAAAAATAAATTTGTGATCTTTGAAGGATTACCTGCCTATTTGAGTGGAGATATCGCAGAAATTACTGAGCGAGGTATAATAACTATTCATGGCAGAATTGACGATCAGGTGAAAATAAACGGTATTCGAATTGAGTTATCTGGTCTGGAAATACAGATTCAACAACTTCTTCATCCATTAAAGATTGCTCTACGTATTTTTAATAATCCTCCCATAGGTACTTATATCGTTGGTTATTATGTTTCTAAAGACGATACTTCGCAATATCTACTCCAGCAAGCAATACAAACAAGATTAGCAGGAAAAATTCCTATTGAGCAGTTGCCACGCCTGTGGGTAAAACTGGATTCTTTTCCACTTTCAGTGAACGGTAAACTTAACCGTAAAGCACTTGAAGAACCTCCTCTGCCAAAATGGGAAATGTTGTCCTCGACAAATACCATCTTAAATTATGTACAGAATGAACTTGGCATACCGATACAAAATCAATCAGATAATTTATTAATGCATGGTTGTGATTCCATAAAAATGAATAGATTGAAAGCAAAGTTAGAGCAAATTTATGGTTATACTTTTAGTCTTCGCCTGATGTATGACATGCCAAATTTGGAAGCTATTTTAAATCAGGTATCTCACTATTCTCATCATTTGTCTACAGCCCAAGAGCAATCAAATAAGAATGAATTAACAGGTATTGAAAGGCAGTTTCTTTTTCTGGATGCTCATCAAAATAATCATCTGTATCATATTACTGGTCATTTCAAGATTCTGAAAAAAATCACTGTTGAGACCTTTAGGGTTGCACTCTCTAAACTCCTCAGACAGACTGAAGCACTACGATTGAAATTTGACCCTGCAACGATGACTAAATCAGTTATCACCACTGATGAAACACAGTGGCCTCAGGATTGGTGCGTGATTGATCAATTAGATTATGAAGAGTTTTATATTGATCAGACAATTGATTTATTCATGGGGTTTCCCATCAAATTTGCGATCATTGTTTCTAATTGTGGGCAGTATGTCGATCAATTTTTTGTGAAAATCCATCATATTGTTGCGGATGAATATTCATTATTATTTATTTGCGAACGTCTTATTCGTCAATTGAATAATGAAGAGCTTTCTTTCGAGCTCATCAATACTGTTCATAAAGAAGTACCCGCAAATTTATCAGACTGGAAACATCTTAAGGAAATTAACCCTATCGATTTCCAACGGGGAGAATATACAGATACCGATTTAGAATACCAGTTGAGCAACAGATATTATCGTCAACTCATTTTACTCTCCCAACAACTGGGAATGACTGAATTCAGCATTATGATGGCAATATTTGCAAAAGCATTGCATATGGTTAAAGGAGCCAGCACTCTTTCCATTGGCATTCCTGTATCCACAAGGGATACCGAAGAACAATGGAATGCAATTGGCTGTTTTATTAATACGTTACCTGGTTATATTCATATTGATCAACAGGACACCTTTTATTCTCTTTTCCAGCATGCGCAACATGAAATATCTTGGCTACAGCAGCATAAACAGACTCCCCTGATAGCAATTAAATCGTTGTTGCATTCAAATAAAGACCTGTTCAATGTGATGCTTGTACGGCATGAGGCAGAACTCATGCGTTCATTGAAAACTAATTCCGTCTTTGAAGCCGTAAATGTGTTTAATAATCCACCACGCTTGGATCTAACACTGCATTATATTGCCGACAACAATAGCTTGAGGCTTCATTATGAATTTATGTCAGGAATAGATCCAACTGAAATTAAAAAAATACATCTTGCTATTGTGAAAATATTAAATCTTCTCTTGGAACGGGGATATCACTGTTCATTAAAAGAAGCAAACTTAGCACCTAGCATTTACTTTAAACAACGTCAGTTACCAGTTTTTGATATTATTTCTCGCTTATTAGATAATGTTGAAAAATCCCCTAATGCAATTGCGATCAGATACTTATCTGATGGCACTCAATTAAGTTATAAGAGATTATTATGGCAGATTATTTCTATCGCCAAAAGGCTGGATGAACAATTTGAACAAGGTGTGATTGCCATTCTTAATACTAACCCAATAAGTACAATTAAACTGATGCTGAGTACTTTGTATTCAGGCAGAAGTTTTATGGTCATGAATTCAGATGATCCTGAAGCACGCATGAAACAGCTCCAACAGAAAGCACAATGCGTCGGTTGCGTCTCAGGAGAATGGTTACAATCAGCCATTATAAACTACGACAAGTGGGATCATCATACTAACCCTCCCAAAATAACCCCAGATATGTTGGCATATGTGATTTTTACTTCAGGTAGTACTGGTGAACCAAAAGGAGCAAGTATCAGCTATCGTGCATTGTGTTATTCGACTGCTATGCGTTATCACCAATACCAACAGCAGATGGAGCGATTTTTGCTGTTAAGCCCACTTACATTTGACAGCGCATATGCGGGATTATTTGGAACATTAGTTGCTGGTGGAGAACTCCTACTGCCCGGAGAGTCCCAACGTCGATCTCCTCATGAATTAGTGGTGGCAATAAAGGATTTCCAACCAACACAAACGCTGACGACTCCATCATATTATCATGTACTGATAGAGCAATCCATGTTCACTCACTCATGCGAGTCTGTCATCTTGGCCGGGGAACGATTGACTCAGGATTTGGTCGATAAACACTATCTGCGTTTCCCCAAGACTTACCTCTATAATGAATATGGTCCGACTGAAAATACAATTTGGAGCAGCGTTTATCTGTGTCAGCCACGAGCAACACAACAACATACACCAATTGGAAAGGTATTGCATGGCATAAAAGCCATAGTTATGGATGAAGAAAAATCTGTGGTGCCTCATGGACAAAAAGGCCAGCTTTATCTTGGTGGTGAAGGGTTATTTGATGGTTATCTTAATACAACAGAATCTCTCTCTTTTGTCTGGTTAGATACCTTTGGTGTAAGAGAACGTTTTTATGCTACTGGTGATCTCGTCACCATGTCAGCAGATGGTACGATACACTTTGACTCTCGCTTACAGGATTTCATTAAAATTAGAGGATATCGTGTTTCACCTGCCGAAATAGAACGCTGCATATTGCAACTTGACGATGTTGATGACGTTAAGGTTACGGTAATCAAAGGGAGTCTTGTTGCGTTCATCTCTTCGCTGCAGTTGTCTGTCCCTCTGGTTATGGAATATCTTAACCTGCAACTACCCCAATATATGATCCCTCATCAGTTATATATCACACAGCCTTTTCCTCTGAATAAAAATGGTAAAATAGATACATCTCGATTGATACGTGAATATGTTCAGGTTACAAATGAAAATACACCACCATTAGAGCCTGAGTTTAATAAATTATTCAGTTTGAATATCGGAAATATCTATTTGGATCCAGAACGTTCTTTTTTTGAAAATGGTGGGAATTCAATTAAATTGATGCAACTCTCCACAGAATTGGAAAAAATCTATCAGATCCAGATCCCAATAACTCTGTTATATCAACAGACCACACTAAAGAGTATGCAGCAACTCATTAAGCAATTAATTTTGTCTCAAACCTCTGAAGAGCTCACCGTAACACCAGTCCGAACATCTAGACAAACCAATAAACTCACTCAAAGAAAAAGTAGAGGAACAACACAATGAGTTTTACGGAATATGATATCGCTATTTGTGGGATAGGATTCATTTTGCCTGGCGGCATAGATACTCCTGAAGGCTTTGATCAATTAAAACAACAGGGCAATACACTCATTCAAGATTTTCGCGTTGAATTCCATGATGCGACTGAAAAAGAGATATTTCGCTGTGGCTATATTGAAGATATTTATAAGTTTTCCTATAAAGAATTTGGGTTAACAAAAAAGCAAGCTTCTCTAATGGATCCTCAACAGAGAATATTACTCAAACTTTCAAAAAAAGCGTTAAAAGATGCAGGTATTGACACACCTTCAACTGGAAACCGAATCGGCGCTTTTTTCGCAACTGGGATCAACTACTACTTATTTGATAATTTATTAAAAAATAGTGTCGAAGATACAGAATTCGATATTCATAATATCATCAGGCTCAATGACAGCACTTTTGCTGCAACACGCATCGCAAGCACATTGGGTTTACAAGGACCAGCAATATCGGTGCAATCTGCATGTTCCTCTTCAGTAAGTGCAATCCATGTCGGATGTCAGTCGATTTTATCTGGTGAATCAGAAATGGCATTGGTAGGCGCTTGTTCTCTGTTGCTTCCCCAACACCGTCGTTTTACTTGTCGGGACGGAGATATATTAGCTCATGATGGTATTTGCAGACCTCTTGATATTGCTGCCACTGGAACGGTAGCAAGCTCAGGAGGTGCTGTATTTTTATTAAGGACAGCGCAATCTGCAATAAAATCGGGTAGTAAAATCTATGCGATCATAAAAGCGACTAGTCTCAATAATGATGGTGGAGGAAAATCCAGTTTTGGTGCACCTTCCATTTTTGGCCAGAAAACTGTCATTGAAGAGGGGCTATCAATTGCGAATATCAACGCTAATCAACTGAGTTACCATGAATTACACGGCACTGCCACCATATTGGGTGATTTGATTGAAATGGAAAGTACTTCAAGTGCATTTAGCTTGTCAGCAAAAGATAGTGTGGCATTAGGTGCAATCAAATCTCAAATTGGTCATACGGATACGGCTTCAGGCTTGTTTGGTATAATCAATTCCATTTATTCTCTTGTTCACAGGTGTGTTCCTCCAATTGCAAATTTCAGACAACTCAAT contains:
- a CDS encoding AMP-binding protein — translated: MFSGLLNASEQINSLKKNGVHLHSLPNGNIKINGNNAMNSNDLEEIKSNKDNVYIILENDRLKNGVNMDSYIDTDGSFHSTPQQNQIIAIKNNFHHDYAYYIPFVIEFDKLEQSVIFIDKFRSYIQKLPVARRCFNINENNYYLSNSAEIMPAQENYYCSILQLDEKLHEVIYRPFKLGESLIRFGLIKTEKSVFSYFVFHHIISDGWSLGHLLSSILSENTPEPTSVNYGFLKNSKLITLNKVQQSFWVKYLNKSSFSSNLPLIHSEKPIFESEAIVKIIKIDKEKYHGLVDNAVQMGTSAYTVMAFILSMTIYYFGRNKDVHFISTYANRENIQLESTFDYIVESLIVRTTLDPNESLFSTIKKLAVNLQLVQSFADFPILEEYKKFNNLDSDGSNIDVMFTYQNFPYEITQFGGKLRQVTKRYCKSPILIEIFEFHEGLEINFEFSEDHITENHISQWLEYWNHSINILSQHNLKNIKIGNILNTGLEPCLRGSEAPLIQYYLHDAVMEMCLKHPSRIAIVDRNKSITYNELYSLVTHFSSYFQPKGYLVVMSKSHQLMVALLSILKAGGYFVCIDPADSDATLSAKLEISHGLKLLTEQRLTERITALTSSYIVYETLINQKSSFQVEYIQLPYERNQYMYGVFSSGTTGNPKLSLNYHDSFLNLVHYFNEQAPENKDAFILGSHAFDLVLKNLFQPLLCGSKIYLYDYYLFDVKKTLVDIYNSNVAILNIAYSLFETLLDDTEAKHYLSNIDTIIIGGEIWNLNKVKQTRMLPENCTMVNSYGPSETADVVLTGRCNAYANIDVPPLEQVLPGCQVSIVDENLRQLPTGCKGQLLIKGICVGAGYTQPVLNKNKFVIFEGLPAYLSGDIAEITERGIITIHGRIDDQVKINGIRIELSGLEIQIQQLLHPLKIALRIFNNPPIGTYIVGYYVSKDDTSQYLLQQAIQTRLAGKIPIEQLPRLWVKLDSFPLSVNGKLNRKALEEPPLPKWEMLSSTNTILNYVQNELGIPIQNQSDNLLMHGCDSIKMNRLKAKLEQIYGYTFSLRLMYDMPNLEAILNQVSHYSHHLSTAQEQSNKNELTGIERQFLFLDAHQNNHLYHITGHFKILKKITVETFRVALSKLLRQTEALRLKFDPATMTKSVITTDETQWPQDWCVIDQLDYEEFYIDQTIDLFMGFPIKFAIIVSNCGQYVDQFFVKIHHIVADEYSLLFICERLIRQLNNEELSFELINTVHKEVPANLSDWKHLKEINPIDFQRGEYTDTDLEYQLSNRYYRQLILLSQQLGMTEFSIMMAIFAKALHMVKGASTLSIGIPVSTRDTEEQWNAIGCFINTLPGYIHIDQQDTFYSLFQHAQHEISWLQQHKQTPLIAIKSLLHSNKDLFNVMLVRHEAELMRSLKTNSVFEAVNVFNNPPRLDLTLHYIADNNSLRLHYEFMSGIDPTEIKKIHLAIVKILNLLLERGYHCSLKEANLAPSIYFKQRQLPVFDIISRLLDNVEKSPNAIAIRYLSDGTQLSYKRLLWQIISIAKRLDEQFEQGVIAILNTNPISTIKLMLSTLYSGRSFMVMNSDDPEARMKQLQQKAQCVGCVSGEWLQSAIINYDKWDHHTNPPKITPDMLAYVIFTSGSTGEPKGASISYRALCYSTAMRYHQYQQQMERFLLLSPLTFDSAYAGLFGTLVAGGELLLPGESQRRSPHELVVAIKDFQPTQTLTTPSYYHVLIEQSMFTHSCESVILAGERLTQDLVDKHYLRFPKTYLYNEYGPTENTIWSSVYLCQPRATQQHTPIGKVLHGIKAIVMDEEKSVVPHGQKGQLYLGGEGLFDGYLNTTESLSFVWLDTFGVRERFYATGDLVTMSADGTIHFDSRLQDFIKIRGYRVSPAEIERCILQLDDVDDVKVTVIKGSLVAFISSLQLSVPLVMEYLNLQLPQYMIPHQLYITQPFPLNKNGKIDTSRLIREYVQVTNENTPPLEPEFNKLFSLNIGNIYLDPERSFFENGGNSIKLMQLSTELEKIYQIQIPITLLYQQTTLKSMQQLIKQLILSQTSEELTVTPVRTSRQTNKLTQRKSRGTTQ
- a CDS encoding beta-ketoacyl synthase N-terminal-like domain-containing protein; translation: MSFTEYDIAICGIGFILPGGIDTPEGFDQLKQQGNTLIQDFRVEFHDATEKEIFRCGYIEDIYKFSYKEFGLTKKQASLMDPQQRILLKLSKKALKDAGIDTPSTGNRIGAFFATGINYYLFDNLLKNSVEDTEFDIHNIIRLNDSTFAATRIASTLGLQGPAISVQSACSSSVSAIHVGCQSILSGESEMALVGACSLLLPQHRRFTCRDGDILAHDGICRPLDIAATGTVASSGGAVFLLRTAQSAIKSGSKIYAIIKATSLNNDGGGKSSFGAPSIFGQKTVIEEGLSIANINANQLSYHELHGTATILGDLIEMESTSSAFSLSAKDSVALGAIKSQIGHTDTASGLFGIINSIYSLVHRCVPPIANFRQLNPKITPFITGFSNLYQQSQLSNAEMLFGSISSFGIGGTNGFVVLAVNNACLGWQTPYPEYHWEEEQECYIPLKIAKQIILTPLQPESTEQLTDIFILDILEKLLGEEIKDTTLNFYDMGGDSILLLDFIDILKKKTGTTLPLNALISSPTISELVN